Proteins found in one Pseudomonas sp. P8_241 genomic segment:
- the odhB gene encoding 2-oxoglutarate dehydrogenase complex dihydrolipoyllysine-residue succinyltransferase produces the protein MAIEIKAPTFPESVADGTVATWHKKPGDAVKRDDLIVDIETDKVVLEVLAEADGVLGAIVAEEGATVLSAQVLGSIEAGGASAAPAAAAAPAAAQAAAPAAEGEDDPVAAPAARKLAEENGINIASVAGTGKGGRVTKEDVVAAVAAKKATPAAAPAKAAAPAAAAPVFAAGDRIEKRVPMTRVRATVAKRLVEAQSNMAMLTTFNEVDMTEVMALRSKYKDLFEKSHNGVRLGFMSFFVKAATEALKRFPAVNASIDGGDIVYHGYADVGVAVSSDRGLVVPVLRNAELMSLAEIEGGIATFGKKARDGKLSMDEMTGGTFTITNGGTFGSMMSTPIVNPPQAAILGMHNIIQRPMAINGQVVIRPMMYLALSYDHRLIDGKEAVTFLVTIKNLLEDPARLLLDI, from the coding sequence ATGGCTATCGAAATCAAGGCCCCCACTTTCCCGGAATCGGTTGCCGATGGCACCGTTGCCACCTGGCACAAAAAACCAGGCGACGCTGTAAAGCGTGACGACCTGATCGTAGACATCGAGACCGACAAGGTTGTGCTGGAAGTGTTGGCAGAAGCCGACGGCGTCCTGGGCGCCATCGTGGCCGAAGAGGGCGCTACCGTTCTTTCTGCCCAGGTACTGGGTTCCATCGAAGCGGGCGGCGCTTCTGCCGCTCCAGCTGCTGCCGCGGCTCCGGCTGCTGCACAGGCTGCTGCTCCAGCTGCCGAAGGCGAAGACGATCCTGTTGCTGCACCGGCTGCTCGCAAGCTGGCTGAAGAAAATGGCATCAACATCGCTTCCGTTGCCGGCACTGGCAAAGGCGGTCGTGTGACCAAGGAAGACGTGGTTGCAGCTGTTGCTGCCAAGAAAGCCACTCCGGCTGCCGCGCCTGCCAAGGCGGCTGCACCTGCCGCTGCTGCTCCGGTGTTCGCTGCTGGCGACCGCATCGAGAAGCGCGTGCCGATGACCCGCGTTCGTGCCACCGTGGCCAAGCGTCTGGTTGAAGCTCAGTCGAACATGGCGATGCTGACCACTTTCAACGAAGTCGACATGACCGAAGTCATGGCCCTGCGTTCGAAGTACAAGGACCTGTTCGAGAAGTCCCACAATGGCGTGCGCCTGGGCTTCATGTCGTTCTTCGTGAAAGCGGCCACCGAAGCGCTGAAACGCTTCCCGGCTGTCAACGCTTCGATCGACGGCGGCGACATCGTTTACCACGGCTACGCTGACGTCGGCGTTGCAGTTTCCAGCGATCGCGGCCTGGTTGTACCGGTTCTGCGTAACGCCGAACTGATGAGCCTGGCTGAAATCGAAGGCGGCATCGCCACCTTCGGCAAGAAAGCCCGCGACGGCAAACTGTCGATGGACGAAATGACCGGTGGTACGTTCACCATCACCAACGGCGGTACTTTCGGTTCGATGATGTCGACCCCGATCGTCAACCCGCCACAAGCCGCCATCCTGGGCATGCACAACATCATCCAGCGTCCAATGGCCATCAACGGCCAGGTCGTTATCCGTCCGATGATGTACCTGGCACTGTCCTACGATCACCGTCTGATCGATGGCAAAGAAGCTGTGACCTTCCTGGTGACCATCAAGAACCTGCTGGAAGATCCGGCTCGTCTGTTGCTGGATATCTGA
- the sucC gene encoding ADP-forming succinate--CoA ligase subunit beta, producing the protein MNLHEYQGKQLFAEYGLPVSTGYAVDTPEAAAEACDKIGGSEWVVKAQVHAGGRGKAGGVKLVRSKEDAKAFAQQWLGKRLVTYQTDANGQPVTKILVESCTDIAKELYLGAVVDRSSRRIVFMASTEGGVDIEKIAHDTPEKILKATIDPLVGAQPFQGRELAFQLGLEGKQVAQFAKIFVGLAKLFKDHDLALLEVNPLVIKADGDLHCLDAKINIDANAMYRQPKLKTFHDPSQDDPREAHAAKFELNYVALEGNIGCMVNGAGLAMGTMDIVNLHGGKPANFLDVGGGATKERVTEAFKIILSDTNVAAVLVNIFGGIVRCDMIAEGIIGAVKEVGVKIPVVVRLEGNNAELGAKVLAESGLNIIAATSLTDAAQQVVKAAEGK; encoded by the coding sequence ATGAATCTTCACGAGTATCAGGGTAAGCAGCTGTTCGCTGAATACGGCCTGCCAGTTTCCACCGGTTACGCAGTAGACACCCCGGAAGCAGCAGCAGAAGCTTGCGACAAAATCGGCGGCAGCGAGTGGGTTGTCAAAGCCCAGGTCCACGCCGGTGGTCGCGGTAAAGCGGGCGGCGTAAAGCTGGTTCGCAGCAAAGAAGACGCCAAAGCCTTCGCACAGCAGTGGCTGGGCAAGCGTCTGGTGACTTACCAGACTGACGCCAATGGTCAGCCAGTCACCAAGATCCTGGTTGAATCGTGCACTGATATCGCTAAAGAGCTGTACCTGGGCGCTGTCGTTGACCGTTCGAGCCGTCGTATCGTGTTCATGGCTTCCACCGAAGGTGGCGTGGACATCGAGAAAATCGCTCACGACACTCCAGAAAAAATTCTGAAAGCCACTATCGATCCACTGGTTGGCGCTCAGCCATTCCAGGGTCGCGAGCTGGCATTCCAGCTGGGCCTGGAAGGCAAGCAAGTTGCTCAGTTCGCCAAGATCTTCGTAGGTCTGGCCAAACTGTTCAAGGATCACGACCTGGCTCTGCTGGAAGTGAACCCGCTGGTGATCAAGGCTGATGGCGATCTGCATTGCCTCGACGCCAAGATCAACATCGACGCCAACGCCATGTACCGTCAGCCTAAGCTGAAAACTTTCCACGATCCGTCGCAAGACGATCCGCGCGAAGCGCACGCTGCCAAGTTCGAACTGAACTACGTAGCACTGGAAGGCAACATCGGTTGCATGGTCAACGGTGCTGGCCTGGCCATGGGTACCATGGACATCGTCAACCTGCATGGCGGCAAGCCAGCCAACTTCCTCGACGTGGGCGGCGGTGCTACCAAAGAGCGCGTTACCGAAGCGTTCAAGATCATTCTGTCCGACACTAACGTCGCTGCAGTACTGGTCAACATCTTCGGCGGCATCGTTCGTTGCGACATGATTGCCGAAGGCATCATCGGCGCCGTGAAAGAAGTCGGCGTGAAAATCCCGGTTGTTGTTCGCCTTGAAGGCAACAACGCTGAGCTGGGCGCTAAAGTACTGGCAGAAAGCGGTTTGAACATCATCGCTGCTACCAGCCTGACCGACGCTGCTCAACAAGTTGTTAAAGCTGCGGAGGGCAAATAA
- a CDS encoding 2-oxoglutarate dehydrogenase E1 component has product MQESVMQRMWNSAYLSGSNAAYVEELYELYLHDPNAVPEEWRTYFQKLPADGNSATDVSHSTIRDHFVLLAKNQRRAQPVSAGSVSSEHEKKQVEVLRLIQAYRMRGHQAAQLDPLGLWQRPAPADLSINHYGLTNADLDTTFRAGDLFIGKEEASLREIHEALQQTYCRTIGAEFTHITDSEQRQWFQQRLESVRGRPTYSADIKSHLLERVTAGEGLEKYLGTKYPGTKRFGLEGGESLIPMLDELIQRSGSYGTKEIVIGMAHRGRLNVLVNTFGKNPRELFDEFEGKKKVELGSGDVKYHQGFSSNVMTTGGEVHLAMAFNPSHLEIVSPVVEGSVRARQDRRNDPTGEKVLPISIHGDAAFAGQGVVMETFQMSQTRGFKTGGTVHIVINNQVGFTISNPLDSRSTEYATDVAKMIQAPILHVNGDDPEAVLFVTQLAIDYRMQFKRDVVIDLVCYRRRGHNEADEPSGTQPIMYQQITKQRTTRELYADRLTQGGVLDAERVQAKVDEYRSALDNGLHVVKSLVKEPNKELFVDWRPYLGHAWTARHDTRFDLKTLQELSAKLLEIPEGFVVQRQVAKIYEDRQKMQAGGLPINWGYAETMAYATLAFEGHPIRMTGQDIGRGTFSHRHAVLHNQKDAGTYIPLQNLYDGQPRFDLYDSFLSEEAVLAFEYGYSTTTPDALVIWEAQFGDFANGAQVVIDQFITSGEHKWGRLCGLTMLLPHGYEGQGPEHSSARLERYLQLCAEHNIQVAVPTTPAQIYHLLRRQVIRPLRKPLIVLTPKSLLRHKLAISTLEDLAEGSFQTVIPEIDALDPKKVERVVLCSGKVYYDLLEKRRAEGRDDIAIVRIEQLYPFPEDDLKEVLAPYTNVKAAVWCQEEPMNQGAWYCSQHHMRRSISNLDKSLVLEYAGREASAAPACGYASMHAEQQEQLLQAAFTV; this is encoded by the coding sequence GGCAACTCTGCCACCGATGTTTCGCACTCGACAATTCGCGATCATTTCGTCCTGCTGGCAAAGAACCAGCGCCGCGCCCAACCGGTTTCCGCCGGCAGCGTGAGCAGTGAGCACGAGAAGAAGCAAGTTGAAGTGCTGCGATTGATCCAGGCCTACCGTATGCGTGGCCACCAGGCAGCCCAGCTTGATCCGCTGGGGCTGTGGCAGCGTCCTGCACCTGCAGACCTGTCGATCAATCATTACGGCTTGACCAATGCCGATCTTGATACGACCTTCCGTGCCGGCGACCTGTTCATCGGCAAAGAGGAAGCGAGCCTACGCGAAATTCACGAAGCGTTGCAGCAGACATATTGCCGCACCATCGGCGCTGAATTCACGCACATTACCGATTCCGAGCAGCGCCAGTGGTTCCAGCAGCGTCTGGAAAGCGTGCGCGGCCGTCCGACGTACTCCGCCGACATCAAGAGCCACCTGCTTGAGCGCGTGACTGCCGGTGAAGGCCTGGAAAAATACCTGGGCACCAAATACCCGGGTACCAAGCGTTTTGGCCTGGAAGGCGGCGAAAGCCTGATTCCGATGCTCGACGAGCTGATCCAGCGTTCCGGTTCCTACGGCACCAAGGAAATCGTCATCGGCATGGCCCACCGTGGCCGTCTGAACGTACTGGTCAACACCTTCGGCAAGAACCCGCGCGAGCTGTTCGACGAGTTCGAAGGCAAGAAGAAGGTCGAGCTGGGTTCGGGTGACGTTAAATACCACCAGGGCTTCTCGTCCAACGTGATGACCACCGGCGGTGAAGTTCACCTGGCGATGGCGTTCAACCCGTCCCACCTGGAAATCGTTTCCCCGGTGGTCGAGGGTTCGGTACGCGCCCGTCAGGATCGTCGCAACGATCCAACCGGTGAGAAGGTTCTGCCGATCTCCATCCACGGTGACGCGGCTTTCGCCGGTCAGGGCGTGGTCATGGAAACCTTCCAGATGTCGCAGACCCGCGGTTTCAAGACCGGCGGTACCGTGCACATCGTGATCAACAACCAGGTCGGTTTCACCATCAGCAACCCGCTGGACTCGCGCTCCACCGAGTACGCGACCGACGTTGCGAAAATGATCCAGGCGCCGATCCTCCATGTGAATGGTGATGATCCGGAAGCCGTATTGTTCGTGACCCAGCTGGCCATCGACTACCGCATGCAATTCAAGCGTGACGTGGTGATCGACCTGGTCTGCTACCGTCGTCGCGGCCACAACGAGGCCGACGAACCTAGCGGTACCCAGCCGATCATGTATCAGCAGATCACCAAACAGCGCACCACCCGTGAGCTGTATGCCGATCGTCTGACCCAGGGCGGTGTGCTGGACGCAGAGCGTGTTCAGGCGAAAGTCGACGAATACCGCAGCGCGCTGGACAACGGTCTGCACGTTGTGAAAAGCCTGGTCAAAGAGCCGAACAAAGAGTTGTTCGTGGACTGGCGTCCGTATCTGGGCCACGCCTGGACCGCGCGTCACGACACTCGCTTTGATCTGAAGACCCTGCAGGAACTGTCCGCCAAGCTGCTGGAAATTCCGGAAGGCTTCGTGGTTCAGCGCCAGGTTGCGAAGATCTACGAAGACCGTCAGAAGATGCAAGCCGGCGGCCTGCCGATCAACTGGGGTTACGCCGAAACCATGGCGTACGCGACCCTGGCGTTCGAAGGTCACCCGATCCGCATGACCGGCCAGGACATCGGCCGGGGTACGTTCTCGCACCGTCATGCTGTGCTGCACAACCAGAAAGACGCGGGCACCTACATCCCGTTGCAGAACCTGTACGACGGTCAGCCGCGTTTTGACCTGTACGACTCGTTCCTGTCCGAAGAAGCGGTGCTGGCGTTCGAATACGGCTACTCGACCACCACGCCGGATGCGCTGGTGATCTGGGAGGCCCAGTTCGGCGACTTCGCCAACGGTGCCCAAGTGGTTATCGACCAGTTCATCACCAGTGGCGAGCACAAGTGGGGCCGTCTGTGCGGTCTGACCATGCTGCTGCCGCACGGTTATGAAGGTCAGGGGCCAGAGCACTCCTCGGCTCGTCTGGAGCGTTACCTGCAACTGTGCGCCGAGCACAACATTCAGGTCGCGGTACCGACTACGCCGGCACAGATCTACCACTTGCTGCGTCGTCAGGTGATTCGCCCGCTGCGCAAGCCGTTGATCGTTTTGACTCCGAAGTCGTTGTTGCGTCACAAGCTGGCCATTTCGACCCTGGAAGATCTGGCCGAAGGTTCGTTCCAGACCGTTATCCCGGAAATCGATGCCCTGGACCCGAAAAAGGTCGAGCGCGTTGTTCTGTGTAGCGGCAAGGTCTACTACGACCTGCTGGAAAAACGCCGTGCCGAAGGCCGTGACGATATCGCCATCGTGCGTATCGAGCAGCTGTACCCATTCCCTGAGGACGACTTGAAAGAAGTCCTGGCGCCTTATACCAACGTCAAAGCTGCCGTTTGGTGTCAGGAAGAGCCGATGAACCAGGGTGCGTGGTACTGCAGCCAACACCACATGCGTCGAAGCATCAGCAACCTCGACAAGTCTCTCGTACTTGAGTACGCGGGCCGCGAGGCTTCTGCTGCACCGGCATGCGGTTACGCCTCGATGCACGCCGAGCAGCAGGAACAATTGCTGCAAGCGGCCTTTACTGTTTAA
- the lpdA gene encoding dihydrolipoyl dehydrogenase, with the protein MSQKFDVVVIGAGPGGYVAAIKAAQLGLSTACIEKYTDKEGKLALGGTCLNVGCIPSKALLDSSWKFHEAQDGFAIHGINHAGVTMDVPAMVGRKANIVKGLTSGVATLFKANGVTSIQGHGKLLAGKKVEVTKPDGSVEIIEAENVILAPGSRPIDIPPAPVDQNVIVDSTGALEFQSVPKRLGVIGAGVIGLELGSVWSRLGAEVTVLEALDTFLMAADAAVSKEALKTLTKQGLDIKLGARVTGSKVNGDEVVVNYTDAKGEQNITFDKLIVAVGRRPVTTDLLAADCGVTLDERGFVHVDDHCATTVPGVYAIGDVVRGMMLAHKASEEGIMVVERIKGHKAQMNYDLIPSVIYTHPEIAWVGKTEQALKAEGVEVNVGTFPFAASGRAMAANDTGGFVKVIADAKTDRVLGVHVIGPSAAELVQQGAIGMEFGTSAEDLGMMVFSHPTLSEALHEAALAVNGGAIHIANRKKR; encoded by the coding sequence ATGTCGCAGAAATTTGACGTAGTAGTGATCGGCGCGGGCCCTGGCGGTTACGTGGCTGCCATCAAGGCCGCTCAGCTTGGTCTTTCGACGGCCTGCATCGAGAAGTACACCGACAAGGAAGGTAAACTGGCTCTGGGCGGTACTTGCCTGAACGTCGGCTGCATTCCATCCAAAGCCCTGCTGGACAGCTCGTGGAAATTCCACGAAGCCCAGGACGGTTTCGCGATCCACGGTATCAACCACGCTGGCGTGACCATGGACGTGCCAGCAATGGTGGGCCGCAAGGCCAACATCGTCAAAGGCCTGACCTCCGGCGTTGCGACCCTGTTCAAAGCCAACGGTGTGACCTCCATCCAGGGTCACGGCAAGCTGCTGGCCGGCAAAAAAGTTGAAGTCACCAAGCCTGATGGCTCGGTAGAAATCATCGAGGCCGAAAACGTCATCCTGGCTCCAGGTTCGCGTCCGATCGACATTCCGCCAGCACCGGTTGACCAGAATGTGATCGTCGATTCGACCGGCGCCCTGGAATTCCAATCCGTGCCTAAGCGTCTGGGCGTGATCGGCGCTGGCGTGATCGGTCTGGAGCTGGGTTCGGTCTGGTCGCGTCTGGGTGCAGAAGTCACTGTCCTGGAAGCCCTGGACACCTTCCTGATGGCAGCCGATGCCGCTGTTTCCAAGGAAGCGCTGAAAACCCTGACCAAACAGGGTCTGGACATCAAGCTGGGCGCTCGCGTGACCGGTTCGAAAGTGAACGGCGACGAAGTCGTGGTGAACTACACCGATGCCAAAGGCGAACAGAACATCACTTTCGACAAGCTGATCGTAGCCGTTGGTCGCCGCCCGGTGACCACTGATCTGCTGGCTGCCGACTGCGGCGTGACCCTGGACGAGCGCGGTTTCGTGCACGTCGACGATCACTGCGCTACCACCGTGCCGGGCGTTTACGCCATCGGCGACGTGGTTCGCGGCATGATGCTGGCGCACAAGGCGTCGGAAGAAGGCATCATGGTTGTCGAGCGCATCAAGGGTCACAAGGCTCAGATGAACTATGATCTGATCCCTTCGGTTATTTATACTCACCCGGAAATCGCGTGGGTCGGTAAAACCGAGCAGGCCTTGAAAGCTGAAGGCGTTGAAGTTAACGTCGGCACCTTCCCGTTCGCAGCCTCCGGCCGTGCCATGGCTGCCAACGATACCGGTGGTTTCGTCAAGGTCATCGCAGATGCCAAGACAGACCGCGTACTGGGCGTCCACGTGATTGGCCCAAGCGCTGCCGAACTGGTTCAGCAGGGCGCGATCGGTATGGAATTCGGCACCAGCGCTGAAGACCTGGGCATGATGGTTTTCTCCCATCCGACCCTGTCTGAAGCCTTGCACGAAGCTGCTTTGGCAGTGAATGGCGGCGCCATCCACATCGCCAACCGCAAGAAGCGTTAA